Below is a genomic region from Nitrospirota bacterium.
AGTTTGATAGGGAATTCCCGCTTCTTTAGAAAGACCTTTGAAATAATCAATAACCTCTGCGCTTAGATTAATTCCAATAGCTTTCTTTTTTGAGGCATAAGGATTTTTTACAGTTTTCATTTTAGAAAAATCATATTCCTTCTTCATATCTTTTTAT
It encodes:
- a CDS encoding BrnA antitoxin family protein; translated protein: MKKEYDFSKMKTVKNPYASKKKAIGINLSAEVIDYFKGLSKEAGIPYQTLIDLYLRDCVKSKKKPKFEWAA